One segment of Clostridium botulinum DNA contains the following:
- a CDS encoding FeoB-associated Cys-rich membrane protein yields the protein MLATIIIAGIIFFLMGLVIVKRIKKAKNGQGGCGCGCTGCSSSSICHGKDSRRITLK from the coding sequence ATGTTAGCTACAATAATAATAGCTGGTATTATATTTTTCTTAATGGGATTAGTAATAGTAAAGAGAATAAAGAAAGCTAAAAATGGACAAGGCGGTTGTGGGTGTGGATGCACTGGATGTTCATCATCATCAATTTGTCATGGAAAAGACAGTAGAAGAATAACTTTAAAATAA
- the feoB gene encoding ferrous iron transport protein B, with protein sequence MSIKIGLAGNPNCGKTTMFNDLTGSTQYVGNWPGVTVEKKGGKLKWNKEVEIVDLPGIYSLSPYTLEEVVTRDFMMNDKPDVIINIVDGSNIERNLYLTTQVLELGIPTVIALNMMDIVKKNGDKINIEKLSQSLGCPVIETSAIKGDGTKKVVEKAIEFAKKENANNFKLELSQEVESSINDIEEILNNSSLNNKIDTRWLAVKLFERDKNILDNNEFTKNLLDKIDEVINKCENEFDDDSESIITGERYDFIGKVVSKAVKKNNKNNETTSDKIDKIVTNRFLALPIFALIMWGVYYIAVSSLGTIATDWTNDTLFGEIISGNVSTWLEGVGVADWLQGLVVDGLIGGVGAVLGFVPQIMILFFLLSILEDCGYMSRVAFIMDRIFRKFGLSGKSFIPMLISSGCGVPGIMATRTMENDRDRKMTIMLTTFIPCGAKIPIIALFAGAIFGGASWVAPSVYFLGIIMIIICGILLKKTKLFQGEPAPFVMELPQYHIPSLKGVLIHMWDRGKAFIIKAGTIIFVACGAIWFMQSFNWSLEMVDAGDSILASIGNVFAPIFAPLGFGNWESAVATITGLVAKENVVATFGILFGIAEATEEDPALLMNVAGAFTAVSAFSFIAFNMLCAPCFAAIGAIKREMGSWKWTWITLGFQTGTAYIVALLINQVGNALFYGGNIVGAVVSIAIVVFIITAILLSSNKSINNNTQLSYIK encoded by the coding sequence ATGTCAATAAAGATAGGTCTTGCAGGTAATCCTAATTGTGGGAAGACAACTATGTTTAATGACCTTACAGGCTCAACACAATATGTAGGTAACTGGCCAGGGGTAACAGTTGAAAAAAAAGGTGGTAAATTAAAATGGAATAAGGAGGTTGAAATTGTAGATTTACCAGGTATATATTCACTTTCACCATATACACTTGAAGAAGTTGTAACACGTGATTTTATGATGAATGATAAACCAGATGTAATAATAAACATTGTTGATGGATCTAACATTGAAAGAAATTTATATTTAACTACTCAAGTTTTGGAACTTGGAATTCCAACGGTTATAGCTCTTAATATGATGGATATAGTTAAAAAGAACGGAGATAAGATAAATATAGAAAAGCTTTCTCAATCATTAGGGTGTCCAGTTATTGAGACATCTGCAATAAAGGGAGACGGTACTAAAAAGGTTGTTGAAAAAGCTATTGAGTTTGCTAAAAAAGAAAATGCTAATAATTTTAAGTTAGAGTTATCACAAGAAGTAGAAAGTTCTATAAATGATATTGAGGAAATTTTAAATAATAGTAGCCTTAATAATAAAATTGATACTAGATGGTTAGCTGTTAAACTTTTTGAACGTGACAAAAATATTTTGGATAATAATGAATTCACCAAAAATCTATTAGATAAAATAGATGAAGTAATTAATAAATGCGAAAATGAATTTGATGATGATAGTGAAAGTATAATTACTGGGGAACGTTATGATTTTATTGGAAAAGTAGTTTCTAAAGCGGTAAAAAAGAATAATAAAAATAATGAAACTACATCAGATAAAATAGATAAAATAGTAACAAATCGTTTCTTGGCACTTCCTATTTTTGCATTGATTATGTGGGGAGTATATTACATAGCTGTAAGTTCACTTGGAACTATAGCTACAGATTGGACAAATGATACATTGTTTGGAGAAATCATAAGTGGAAATGTTTCAACTTGGCTTGAAGGGGTAGGCGTAGCTGATTGGTTGCAAGGATTAGTTGTTGATGGGTTGATTGGTGGAGTTGGTGCAGTATTAGGATTTGTACCTCAAATTATGATATTATTCTTCTTATTATCAATACTTGAAGATTGTGGATACATGTCACGTGTTGCATTTATAATGGATAGAATATTCCGTAAATTTGGACTTTCAGGAAAATCATTTATACCTATGCTTATCAGTTCAGGCTGCGGAGTTCCAGGAATCATGGCAACTCGTACTATGGAAAATGATAGAGATAGAAAAATGACTATTATGTTAACAACATTTATTCCATGTGGAGCTAAAATTCCTATAATAGCATTATTTGCAGGCGCAATATTTGGTGGAGCATCATGGGTAGCACCATCAGTATACTTTTTAGGAATTATAATGATAATTATTTGTGGTATTCTTTTAAAGAAGACTAAACTATTCCAAGGAGAACCAGCTCCATTTGTTATGGAACTTCCACAATATCATATACCAAGTTTAAAAGGTGTTCTTATTCATATGTGGGATAGAGGAAAGGCATTTATTATAAAGGCTGGTACAATTATATTTGTTGCTTGTGGAGCGATATGGTTTATGCAATCATTCAACTGGTCATTAGAAATGGTAGATGCTGGAGACAGTATACTAGCAAGTATAGGAAATGTTTTTGCACCAATTTTTGCACCACTAGGTTTTGGAAATTGGGAATCAGCAGTTGCAACAATTACTGGACTTGTGGCAAAAGAAAACGTAGTAGCTACATTTGGTATATTATTTGGTATAGCTGAGGCTACAGAGGAAGATCCAGCACTTCTTATGAATGTAGCAGGAGCATTTACAGCGGTAAGCGCATTTTCATTTATAGCATTTAATATGCTTTGTGCTCCTTGTTTTGCAGCAATTGGTGCAATAAAAAGAGAAATGGGTTCATGGAAATGGACTTGGATTACTTTGGGATTCCAAACAGGAACAGCATATATTGTTGCATTGTTAATAAATCAAGTAGGTAATGCATTATTTTATGGTGGAAATATAGTAGGTGCAGTTGTATCTATTGCTATAGTAGTATTCATAATAACAGCAATTTTATTATCATCTAATAAGTCAATAAACAATAATACTCAATTAAGTTATATAAAATAA
- a CDS encoding FeoA family protein: MNTLKDIKCGQTVNVLKIQGEGPIKRRIMDMGITKGCEIFVRKVAPLGDPIEIKVRNYELSLRKADAEMIIVD; this comes from the coding sequence ATGAATACATTAAAAGATATTAAATGTGGACAAACAGTTAATGTTCTTAAGATACAAGGAGAAGGTCCTATTAAAAGGCGTATTATGGATATGGGAATAACTAAGGGATGTGAGATATTTGTACGTAAAGTAGCACCACTTGGAGATCCAATTGAAATAAAAGTTAGAAATTATGAATTATCACTTCGTAAAGCTGATGCAGAAATGATAATTGTTGATTAA
- a CDS encoding FeoA family protein, with product MPLILANTGECMPIKKIRGNDETKKFLSSLGFITGETVSIISEIAGSLIIKVKGSRIALDKSMASRIIV from the coding sequence ATGCCGTTAATATTAGCAAATACAGGGGAATGTATGCCGATTAAAAAAATCAGAGGCAATGATGAGACTAAAAAGTTCCTATCAAGTTTAGGATTTATTACAGGAGAAACTGTAAGTATTATTTCTGAAATTGCAGGAAGTTTAATAATAAAAGTAAAGGGAAGTAGAATAGCACTAGATAAATCTATGGCTAGTAGAATAATAGTTTAA
- a CDS encoding CoA-disulfide reductase, which translates to MRVVIVGGIAAGTSAAAKLRRVNPDAEIIIYEKSDIVSFGACGLPYFVGNFFEDSQNMIARTPEEFIKSGVDVKTNYEVINIDFNNKLVTVKNLKAGSQFNDKYDKLMIATGARSIIPPIKNVNLKNVYTLKSMDDGKVLKKLLKEKSNKSIAIVGAGFIGVEAVEAAKSHGKEVSVFQLEDRILKDVFDKEITDVLEKELRDKGINLYLQETVTELIGHDKVTKICTNKREINADIVIISTGVKPNTEFIKDSGIDMLFNGAIIVDEYGKTSIEDVYSAGDCATINQIVTNEKSYVPLATGANKLGRIVGENLGGANLPFQGSLSSSCIKVLDIEAGRTGITEEKAKQIGIDYKTKFITDMNQTNYYPGQNKIYVKLIYEANSKRILGGQVAGYKDAVQRVNVIAACIFGKLTTKELGMLDLCYSPPFSRTWDVLNVAGNICK; encoded by the coding sequence ATGAGAGTAGTAATTGTTGGTGGAATAGCAGCAGGTACAAGTGCAGCTGCAAAATTAAGAAGAGTAAACCCAGATGCTGAAATCATAATTTATGAGAAATCAGATATAGTATCATTTGGTGCTTGTGGATTACCTTACTTCGTAGGAAATTTTTTTGAAGACTCACAAAATATGATTGCAAGAACTCCTGAAGAATTTATAAAAAGTGGAGTAGATGTTAAAACTAATTATGAGGTTATCAATATAGATTTTAATAATAAATTGGTTACAGTAAAAAATCTGAAGGCAGGTTCTCAATTTAATGATAAATATGATAAATTAATGATAGCCACAGGTGCAAGGAGTATAATACCTCCAATTAAAAATGTTAATTTAAAAAATGTGTATACATTAAAAAGTATGGATGATGGAAAAGTTTTAAAGAAGCTTTTGAAGGAAAAAAGCAATAAAAGTATAGCAATCGTAGGTGCAGGATTTATTGGGGTAGAGGCAGTAGAGGCGGCTAAAAGCCATGGAAAAGAAGTTTCAGTATTTCAATTGGAGGATCGAATATTAAAGGATGTCTTTGATAAAGAGATAACTGATGTATTAGAAAAGGAATTAAGAGATAAAGGAATAAATTTATATTTACAAGAGACTGTTACAGAACTTATAGGACATGATAAAGTTACTAAAATATGTACAAATAAAAGAGAAATAAATGCGGATATAGTAATTATATCTACAGGTGTTAAGCCTAATACAGAGTTTATTAAGGATAGCGGAATAGATATGTTATTTAATGGAGCAATTATTGTAGATGAATATGGAAAAACATCAATTGAAGATGTTTATTCAGCCGGAGATTGCGCAACGATAAATCAAATTGTTACAAATGAAAAAAGTTATGTTCCTCTTGCAACAGGTGCAAATAAACTTGGACGTATTGTTGGAGAAAATCTAGGTGGAGCTAATTTACCATTTCAAGGTTCATTATCATCTAGTTGCATAAAAGTTTTAGATATTGAAGCAGGTCGTACAGGAATAACAGAAGAAAAAGCAAAGCAAATAGGAATAGATTATAAAACTAAATTTATAACTGATATGAATCAAACCAATTATTATCCAGGTCAAAATAAAATTTATGTTAAATTAATATATGAAGCCAACAGTAAAAGAATATTAGGTGGTCAGGTTGCAGGGTATAAGGATGCTGTACAGAGAGTTAATGTTATCGCTGCATGCATATTTGGAAAATTAACAACTAAAGAGCTTGGAATGTTGGATTTATGTTATTCACCACCATTTTCAAGAACTTGGGATGTGTTAAATGTTGCAGGAAATATATGTAAGTAA
- a CDS encoding HAD family hydrolase has translation MDSLIFDLDGTLWDATEAFYICWNEAFLKYDETKNGMSLEEIKNVMGMTMDDILEKFFPQLSEELRKDVIDECTKIELKYLSKNGGKLYPELESTIKELSKKYRLFIVSNCVNGYIQCFLEAHKLKKYFIDFEDPSRTGLEKAENIKIVIKRNKLIKPAYVGDTKWDAIASDKAGVPFIYASYGFGDLDKYDYKIDNLKELLNSTNIKC, from the coding sequence ATGGACAGTCTTATATTTGACTTAGATGGAACACTATGGGATGCTACAGAAGCATTTTATATATGTTGGAATGAAGCCTTTTTAAAATACGATGAAACTAAGAATGGGATGTCGCTTGAAGAAATTAAAAATGTTATGGGAATGACAATGGATGATATATTAGAAAAGTTTTTTCCGCAGTTAAGTGAAGAATTAAGAAAAGATGTAATAGATGAATGCACTAAAATTGAATTAAAGTATTTATCAAAAAATGGAGGGAAATTATATCCAGAGTTGGAATCTACAATAAAAGAGTTATCTAAAAAATATAGATTATTTATAGTTAGCAATTGTGTGAATGGTTACATACAATGTTTTTTAGAGGCACATAAGTTAAAAAAATATTTTATTGATTTTGAAGATCCTAGTAGAACAGGACTAGAAAAAGCTGAAAATATAAAAATAGTAATAAAAAGAAATAAATTAATTAAACCGGCATATGTAGGGGATACTAAGTGGGATGCAATAGCAAGCGATAAGGCAGGTGTACCATTTATATATGCAAGCTATGGATTTGGTGATTTAGATAAATATGATTATAAGATAGATAATTTAAAAGAGTTATTAAATAGTACTAACATAAAATGTTAG
- a CDS encoding putative DNA modification/repair radical SAM protein — protein sequence MELMEKLKILSGAAKYDVSCSSSGSKRKNKNNGLGDASSSGICHSFTSDGRCISLLKILFSNDCVFDCKYCINGSSKDFLRVSFTPEEVCNLTINFYKRNYIEGLFLSSAIIKNPNYTMELLLKTVKKLRLEEKFNGYIHLKAIPGADQKLINEAGKYADRMSVNIELPSNDSLKLLAPQKNKDSILKPMNTIKNSIINYKEMKKNIKSTPLFVPGGQSTQLIVGATPESDAKILNLSQALYDNYNLKRVYYSAYVPVVKDNPLLPVISHPPVLREHRLYQADWLIRFYGFRANELLKNSTDNFDLNFDPKTSWALSNLNDFPVEINTAPYEKLLRIPGIGVTSAKKIIKIRRVHRLTFEDLKKLRVILKRSKYFITCDGKYYGNISFDDLIIKNKLLEESYKPSSKININQISFFDSFEMNNKTLSDKITSINGYF from the coding sequence ATGGAATTAATGGAAAAGCTAAAAATTCTTTCTGGAGCAGCAAAATATGATGTTTCTTGCTCATCATCCGGTTCTAAAAGAAAAAATAAAAATAATGGACTTGGCGATGCTTCTAGTAGTGGAATATGTCACAGTTTTACTTCCGATGGACGTTGTATCTCATTGCTTAAAATATTATTTTCAAATGATTGTGTTTTTGATTGTAAATACTGCATAAATGGTTCATCTAAAGACTTTTTAAGAGTAAGTTTTACTCCTGAAGAAGTATGTAATCTTACTATTAATTTTTACAAACGTAATTATATAGAGGGGTTATTCTTAAGTTCTGCTATTATAAAAAATCCTAATTATACTATGGAACTTTTACTTAAAACTGTGAAAAAATTAAGACTTGAAGAGAAGTTTAATGGATATATTCATTTGAAAGCTATTCCTGGTGCTGATCAGAAATTAATAAATGAGGCTGGAAAATATGCTGATAGAATGAGTGTAAATATAGAATTGCCTTCAAATGATAGTTTAAAATTATTAGCTCCTCAAAAAAATAAAGATAGTATATTAAAACCTATGAATACTATAAAAAATTCTATAATTAATTATAAAGAAATGAAAAAAAACATAAAAAGTACACCCTTGTTTGTTCCTGGTGGGCAAAGTACTCAATTAATTGTTGGCGCCACCCCTGAAAGCGATGCTAAAATATTAAATTTATCTCAAGCATTATATGATAACTATAATTTGAAAAGAGTTTATTATTCTGCATATGTTCCTGTTGTAAAAGATAATCCCCTTCTACCTGTAATAAGTCATCCTCCTGTTCTTAGAGAGCACAGACTTTATCAAGCTGATTGGTTAATTAGATTTTATGGATTTAGGGCAAATGAATTATTAAAAAATAGTACAGATAATTTTGATTTAAATTTTGATCCTAAAACTTCTTGGGCCTTATCTAATTTAAATGATTTTCCTGTAGAAATAAATACTGCACCATATGAAAAATTATTAAGAATTCCTGGTATTGGTGTTACTTCTGCTAAAAAGATAATAAAGATCAGAAGAGTTCATAGATTAACTTTTGAAGATTTGAAGAAATTAAGAGTTATTTTAAAAAGGTCTAAATATTTTATAACTTGTGATGGTAAATATTATGGAAATATTTCTTTTGATGATTTAATAATAAAAAACAAGTTATTGGAAGAATCCTATAAACCATCTTCCAAAATAAATATTAATCAAATATCATTTTTTGATTCTTTTGAAATGAACAATAAGACCTTAAGTGATAAAATAACTTCTATAAATGGATATTTTTAA
- a CDS encoding TIGR03915 family putative DNA repair protein translates to MKILIYDDTFFGLLNALYKSFNYDQTNLFICSKQNNIPLLGSEIININTNSHIAEKVQNTIIYKIDKLALKKIYIVYLSNYENKEMLLLKYLKIAFKLNKDVHSFLNIDEVRLIDTINKKVTYESHRFKGFVRFNLVNNKFFYSSIEPDNDILELIADHFKKRFKNEYFIIQDLNREKAIIYNKIDYEIIPLDLRDYEKLKTHSDNYGKLWSTYFKSTAIVERKNLKLQSRMMPKRYWKHIIEVND, encoded by the coding sequence ATGAAAATACTAATATATGATGATACTTTCTTTGGGCTTTTAAATGCTTTATATAAAAGTTTTAATTATGATCAGACAAATTTATTTATATGTAGTAAACAAAATAATATCCCCTTACTTGGAAGCGAAATTATTAATATAAATACTAATTCTCATATTGCTGAAAAAGTTCAAAATACTATAATTTATAAAATAGACAAATTAGCTCTAAAAAAAATCTATATTGTATATTTAAGCAATTACGAAAATAAAGAAATGCTCCTACTTAAATATTTAAAAATTGCTTTTAAATTAAACAAGGACGTTCATTCTTTTTTAAATATTGATGAAGTTAGACTTATTGATACTATTAATAAAAAAGTAACTTATGAAAGTCATAGATTTAAAGGATTTGTTAGATTCAACCTTGTAAATAATAAATTTTTCTATTCTTCTATTGAACCTGATAATGATATCTTAGAACTTATAGCTGACCATTTTAAGAAAAGATTTAAAAATGAATATTTTATAATTCAGGATTTAAATAGGGAAAAAGCAATAATTTATAATAAAATAGATTATGAAATAATTCCTCTTGATTTAAGAGATTATGAAAAATTGAAAACACATTCTGATAACTATGGTAAGCTTTGGAGCACATATTTCAAATCTACAGCTATAGTTGAAAGAAAAAATCTAAAATTACAAAGTAGAATGATGCCAAAAAGATATTGGAAACACATAATAGAGGTTAATGACTAA
- a CDS encoding M13-type metalloendopeptidase, which produces MIKYKKIVRTLALILSVFIINSFINYDVFASEAIAQSNNEIRLQDNFYETVNKEWLEKSILKQDEEAKSTFTETKDKVNNDTKRIFNDLLIHENKYLSNTDEKKIINLYNNSINISERNNQGAEPIKKYTQKIKEAKNINELTKLLGDPTINIFSNLINFSVGSDIYDEKINALYISSTRLVLGDSDQYRNETDKTKNNKENMEKYLVNILMLSGYSREEANKKVSNLFYFENQLASSIIGVNEFADYYNNQENNYKTYKISDINELSNNLDLSYIIKNLGYENVDKVILFEPKWLEKLNEIYNEENLQVIKDYTEVCMISAASKYLSENFRNEYLALQKSLYDIDNVSLEDETKELVKKNFNSALSKLYVGEVFSEEIKNDVKNITEEIINTYSNRIKNLEWMSASTKDNAIKKLNNIKVNIGYPEEWTEYSNLEIKSYKEGGSLLENIINLEKFSYKKPVNAKESFNKISPEDVNAYYDAESNEITIPAAILQKPFYDINESKEKNLGGLGVIIGHEITHAFDNNGSKFDENGKIKNWWTDEDYKKYEDKIKRIEEVYGNIEALPGIKVNGELTLGENIADIGSMTCMLDILDNIPNVNYDEFFRNFATVWRDITTEEYKVLLLKIDSHSPSDIRVNTVLQQFEKFYEIYNVTENDDMYIKVKDRLSIW; this is translated from the coding sequence ATGATAAAGTATAAAAAAATAGTACGTACATTAGCGTTAATATTATCTGTATTTATTATAAATTCATTTATAAATTATGATGTATTTGCAAGTGAAGCAATTGCGCAGAGTAATAATGAAATAAGACTACAAGATAATTTTTATGAAACAGTTAATAAAGAATGGCTAGAAAAATCAATACTTAAACAAGATGAGGAAGCTAAAAGTACTTTTACTGAAACAAAAGATAAGGTTAACAATGATACAAAAAGAATATTTAATGATTTATTAATTCATGAAAATAAATATTTAAGTAATACAGACGAAAAGAAGATAATAAATTTATATAATAATTCTATTAATATTTCAGAAAGAAATAATCAAGGTGCAGAACCTATAAAGAAATATACACAAAAAATAAAAGAGGCTAAAAATATAAATGAACTTACAAAATTATTAGGAGATCCAACTATAAATATATTTAGCAATTTAATTAATTTTAGTGTGGGAAGTGATATTTATGATGAGAAGATCAATGCACTATATATTTCATCAACCAGATTAGTTTTAGGAGATTCAGATCAATATAGAAATGAAACAGATAAAACTAAAAATAATAAAGAAAATATGGAAAAATATTTGGTTAATATATTAATGTTAAGTGGATATTCTAGAGAAGAAGCAAATAAGAAAGTTAGTAATTTATTTTACTTTGAAAATCAATTAGCATCATCTATTATAGGTGTTAATGAATTTGCAGATTATTATAATAACCAAGAAAATAACTATAAAACTTATAAAATCAGTGACATTAATGAACTTTCAAATAATTTAGATTTATCTTATATAATAAAAAATCTTGGCTATGAAAATGTAGATAAAGTAATTTTATTTGAACCTAAATGGTTAGAAAAATTAAATGAGATCTATAATGAAGAAAATTTGCAAGTAATAAAGGATTATACTGAAGTCTGCATGATTTCTGCAGCAAGCAAATATTTAAGTGAAAATTTTAGAAATGAATATTTAGCTTTACAAAAATCATTATATGATATAGATAATGTATCATTAGAAGATGAAACTAAAGAACTTGTAAAAAAGAATTTCAATTCAGCTTTAAGTAAATTATATGTAGGAGAGGTTTTTAGTGAAGAGATAAAAAATGATGTAAAGAATATTACTGAAGAAATTATAAATACTTATTCAAATAGAATTAAAAATCTTGAGTGGATGAGTGCTTCGACTAAAGATAACGCTATTAAAAAGTTAAATAATATAAAAGTAAATATAGGCTATCCAGAAGAGTGGACAGAGTATTCAAATTTAGAAATAAAGTCATATAAAGAAGGTGGATCACTTCTTGAAAATATAATAAACTTAGAGAAATTTTCATATAAAAAACCTGTAAATGCTAAAGAGTCATTTAATAAAATATCACCAGAAGATGTTAACGCATATTATGATGCTGAGTCTAATGAAATTACAATTCCAGCAGCTATATTGCAAAAACCCTTCTATGATATAAATGAAAGTAAAGAAAAAAATTTAGGTGGATTAGGAGTTATTATTGGACATGAAATTACTCATGCTTTTGATAATAATGGATCTAAGTTTGATGAAAATGGTAAAATAAAAAATTGGTGGACTGATGAAGATTATAAAAAATATGAAGATAAAATTAAAAGAATAGAAGAAGTTTATGGAAATATAGAAGCATTACCTGGAATAAAAGTAAATGGAGAACTTACTTTAGGTGAAAACATTGCTGATATTGGATCTATGACTTGTATGTTAGATATTTTAGACAATATACCAAATGTAAATTATGATGAATTTTTTAGAAATTTTGCTACAGTATGGAGAGATATAACTACTGAAGAATATAAAGTATTATTACTAAAAATAGATAGCCATTCACCTAGTGATATTAGAGTAAATACAGTATTACAACAATTTGAAAAATTCTATGAAATTTATAATGTAACTGAAAATGATGATATGTATATAAAAGTAAAAGATAGATTATCTATTTGGTAG
- a CDS encoding HAMP domain-containing methyl-accepting chemotaxis protein, producing the protein MYQQIKGKFKDYTIKKKMTVGFFTIVSLYMLVMAYSIMSSAFISAKTDQLFEGPYAVSDEISDIRSGLLEMDRYMYKSIIDTDATQIKKHIELSNEVGVKLEKNFMELKTKFTGDCDHLSEFEEIMNDVAPYRQKISSLLLNGDVEQAIDVFQDIYGPKIDKAQETIILIYEESNELAEKFVKDAKQSEIISLVINVVMLIIIIIISIVIIKIINEVLLDGIGHIYNLSKNLSMGLLKSDDSYDSQDEIGQISNIFNKTIEGLKLYVDDLSSVLKELANGNLDTDVSIEYIGDFLPLQESIKNIVDSLNKIFIDMHETTDLVASSSEEIASTMSTLSEGATDQAGVVEELIASFKEISEKIKRSTNNAEKVNEISDVADGIIIDGKEKMEALMTSMKDINKSSREIAAIVNTIEDIASQTNLLALNAAIEAARAGESGKGFAVVAEEVRMLAEQCSQSVKNTTEMIEESIHVAVNGSNLVKDTSQALKSIVNLSNEITDLVKEMSEASEEQSESIDQMIQGVDQISDVVQSNSATSEEIAAATEELASQAQVLEGKMLRFNLR; encoded by the coding sequence ATGTACCAACAAATAAAAGGTAAATTTAAGGATTATACAATAAAGAAGAAGATGACAGTAGGTTTTTTTACAATAGTATCATTGTATATGTTAGTTATGGCATATTCAATTATGAGTTCTGCTTTTATATCTGCAAAGACTGATCAATTATTTGAAGGACCTTATGCAGTTTCAGACGAAATATCAGATATAAGATCGGGATTATTAGAGATGGATAGATATATGTATAAATCTATTATAGATACAGATGCTACACAAATAAAAAAGCATATAGAATTATCTAATGAAGTAGGAGTGAAACTTGAAAAGAATTTTATGGAATTGAAAACGAAATTTACGGGGGATTGTGATCACTTAAGCGAGTTTGAAGAAATTATGAATGATGTAGCTCCATATAGACAAAAAATAAGTAGTTTGCTATTAAATGGTGATGTTGAACAAGCTATAGATGTTTTTCAAGATATATATGGCCCTAAAATAGATAAAGCACAGGAAACAATTATTTTAATTTATGAAGAATCTAATGAATTAGCAGAAAAGTTTGTTAAGGATGCTAAGCAAAGTGAGATAATAAGCTTAGTTATAAATGTGGTTATGTTAATTATAATAATTATAATTTCTATAGTAATAATAAAAATTATAAATGAAGTTTTGTTAGATGGAATTGGTCATATTTATAATTTATCAAAAAATCTATCTATGGGGTTATTAAAATCTGATGATAGCTATGATTCACAGGATGAAATAGGACAAATTTCGAATATATTTAATAAAACAATAGAGGGATTAAAACTATATGTAGATGATTTATCTAGTGTATTGAAAGAGTTAGCAAATGGAAATTTAGATACGGATGTGTCTATTGAATATATTGGCGATTTTCTTCCACTACAAGAATCTATAAAAAATATCGTAGATTCATTAAATAAAATTTTTATAGATATGCATGAAACAACTGATTTAGTTGCAAGTAGTTCAGAAGAAATAGCATCTACTATGAGTACATTATCAGAAGGTGCAACAGATCAAGCTGGTGTTGTAGAAGAATTAATTGCAAGTTTTAAGGAAATATCAGAAAAAATAAAAAGAAGTACTAATAATGCAGAAAAAGTAAATGAAATTTCTGATGTTGCAGATGGAATTATTATAGATGGAAAAGAAAAGATGGAAGCATTAATGACATCTATGAAAGATATTAATAAATCTTCAAGAGAGATAGCTGCTATTGTAAATACGATAGAAGATATAGCATCTCAAACTAACCTTTTAGCTTTAAATGCAGCTATAGAAGCAGCAAGAGCTGGGGAATCAGGGAAAGGCTTTGCTGTAGTAGCAGAAGAAGTTAGAATGCTTGCAGAGCAATGTTCTCAATCTGTTAAAAATACAACTGAAATGATTGAAGAGTCTATACATGTAGCTGTCAATGGAAGTAATCTGGTAAAAGATACATCACAAGCTTTAAAGAGTATAGTAAATCTTTCAAATGAAATAACTGATTTAGTTAAGGAAATGTCAGAGGCTAGTGAAGAACAATCAGAATCAATAGATCAAATGATTCAAGGCGTTGATCAGATATCAGATGTAGTACAAAGTAATTCTGCTACTTCAGAAGAAATAGCGGCCGCTACAGAAGAATTGGCATCACAAGCACAAGTATTAGAAGGAAAAATGCTTAGATTTAATTTAAGATAA
- a CDS encoding spore coat associated protein CotJA, translated as MYKKDDCNFKLKEYARAFILPQPYENLFTCKEAFIKGTIFKDLYEPYDENKKSKC; from the coding sequence ATGTACAAAAAAGATGATTGCAACTTTAAATTAAAAGAGTATGCACGTGCATTTATATTACCTCAACCTTATGAAAATCTATTCACATGTAAAGAGGCATTTATTAAAGGAACTATTTTTAAAGACCTTTACGAACCTTATGATGAAAATAAAAAAAGTAAATGTTAA